The sequence below is a genomic window from Acidobacteriota bacterium.
CCAAGCGCTGGTTTCCCGAGCGCTACGGCCAGTTGGCGGGACGGCTGATCCGTGAAGAGGACGCCCGCGTGGTGCTGGTTGGCTCGCAGTCCGAGCGTCCTCTGGCGGAGCAGGTGCAGGCAGCTTCGCCCGAGCCGCTCTGCCTGCTCAACGGACGCACCAGCCTGGGACAACTGATGGGCCTGATCAGCCTCTCGGCCTGCTTCATCAGCAACGATTCGGGACCCATGCATCTGGCCGCCGCGCTGGGCGTTCCCCAGGTGGCGCTCTTCGGATCGACCGACCTCGACGCCACCGGTCCCTTCAGTCCTCAGGCGCGGGCGATCTACAAAAAGGTTGAATGCAGCCCCTGCCTTCTGCGAGAATGCCCGATTGATCTTCGCTGTTTCGCAGGCATCTCCGTGGACGAGGTGCTGCAAGCCGCCCGACGGCAGATGAGAGGCCATGGCTGAAGTAGCAGTTTTCCTCGACCGCGACGGGACCGTCATGGAGGACGTCGGATATCTCGACGATCCCGATGGCGTGGCCATTTTTGAAGAGGCCATCGAGGCCATCTCGGCCTTGCGCGAGGCCGGCTTCAAGATCGTCATCGTCACCAACCAGTCGGGCCTGGCCCGCGGACTCTTCACCGAGAAGACCCTCAACGACATCCACGACACGCTGCGGGCGGCCTTTCAGCATCAAGGAGCCCCTCTGGACGGCATCTACTACTGCCCCCACCATCCTCAGGCCGCGGTGGCCCGCTTCCGCCGCCACTGCAACTGCCGCAAGCCCGAACCGGGACTGCTGCGCCGGGCTGCCGAGCAACTCGAAATCGACCTGGGACGCAGCTACATGGTGGGCGACAAGGTGGCCGACGTCCTGGCCGGACACCGGGCCGGATGCCGCGCCGTGCTGGTCAGGACCGGAGAAGGCGAGAAAGCGCTGGAGAAGTTTCAGACGGGCCAGGTCGAGCCTCCCAAATCGACGGCCCGTCCCTCGGCCGAGGCCAACTCCTCCCGCCGCCGCTCGCCCGAGGAGCCCGACTACGTGGCCTGCAACGTTCTCGACGCCGCCCACTGGATCCTCAAGGACCGCCGCCGCAGGAACGACTAGCAGGAGCAGGGATGAAGGCTGAAACGACCGCCAAGCTGCTGGAGAGATTCTCCCGGGCCAGGGTCCTGGTGGTGGGCGATTTTCTGCTCGACGAGTTCGTGCTGGGCGACATTTCGCGGGTGTCGCGGGAAGCGCCCGTCCTCATTTTGCGCTACGCCAACTCCGACTTCCGTCCCGGAGGGGCCGCCAACACCGTGGCCAACGTCCATGCCCTGGGGGCGCAGGTGCGCCCGCTGGGATTCATCGGCGAGGACGAGTCGGGCCGCATGCTGCTCAACTGCTGGTCGAGCCGGATCGACGCTTCGCTGGTGATGCCTCAAAGCGACCTGCGCACCACCCGCAAGGTGCGCATCCTGGCGGGGTCGTTTCAGAGCTTCCGCCAGCAGGTGGTGCGTCTCGACTACGAATGGCCCTTGACTCTGTCGGCGGGGCAGGAAGAGACGCTGTGCGGACGCCTCACCGAGGTCATGCCCGAGTGCGACGCCG
It includes:
- the gmhB gene encoding D-glycero-beta-D-manno-heptose 1,7-bisphosphate 7-phosphatase, which codes for MAEVAVFLDRDGTVMEDVGYLDDPDGVAIFEEAIEAISALREAGFKIVIVTNQSGLARGLFTEKTLNDIHDTLRAAFQHQGAPLDGIYYCPHHPQAAVARFRRHCNCRKPEPGLLRRAAEQLEIDLGRSYMVGDKVADVLAGHRAGCRAVLVRTGEGEKALEKFQTGQVEPPKSTARPSAEANSSRRRSPEEPDYVACNVLDAAHWILKDRRRRND